A DNA window from Coffea arabica cultivar ET-39 chromosome 6c, Coffea Arabica ET-39 HiFi, whole genome shotgun sequence contains the following coding sequences:
- the LOC113735743 gene encoding uncharacterized protein, protein MDRSWMSIKNYLDPKYLDGVDEFIKFAFLGKDPNCKLPCPCKVCNNFEDQTKEVMANHLCRGIVDSYTRWIYHGEGFESDDENDDIEINDNDSDFDSMEELLNDVGVANFGESWRHSPELDTGACTEKEGEASRFLILLSEAEKSLYPGCEKYSKLSFIVHILHLKTMNRWTCKSTDMLLKFLHQVFPTALIPSSYYEAKNFIRELGLKCEKIHACENDCALFWNENKGLDHCPNEKCKAPRYKSPNSKIPRKVLRYFPLKPRLQRLFVNKEIARDMRWHKERRVDNENMMRHPADSLAWKDFDRNHKSFAEDPRNVRLGLASDGFNPFGTKSNSYSIWPVIFVPYNLPPWKCLKDPFFSYQ, encoded by the coding sequence ATGGATAGGAGTTGGATGTCTATTAAGAACTACCTAGACCCCAAGTATTTAGATGGAGTtgatgaatttattaagtttgCTTTTCTAGGCAAGGATCCTAATTGTAAACTGCCATGTCCTTGCAAAGTATGCAATAATTTTGAGGATCAAACTAAGGAAGTCATGGCCAATCACTTGTGTCGAGGAATTGTTGATAGTTATACTAGGTGGATATATCATGGCGAAGGGTTTGAATCTGATGATGAGAATGATGACATAGAAATAAATGACAACGATAGTGACTTTGACAGTATGGAGGAGCTGTTAAATGATGTAGGAGTTGCTAACTTTGGTGAGAGTTGGAGACATTCACCGGAACTTGATACGGGTGCTTGTACCGAGAAAGAAGGAGAAGCAAGTAGGTTTCTCATATTATTATCGGAGGCTGAAAAATCTCTATACCCGGGCTGTGAAAAGTATTCAAAACTCTCGTTTATTGTCCATATCCTCCACTTGAAAACAATGAATCGGTGGACTTGTAAATCTACTGATATGTTGCTGAAGTTCTTGCATCAAGTATTTCCTACAGCTTTGATTCCCAGTTCATATTACGAGGCAAAAAATTTCATCCGTGAGTTGGGGCTGAAGTGTGAAAAGATCCACGCCTGTGAAAATGATTGCGCACTTTTTTggaatgaaaataaaggccttGATCATTGTCCAAATGAAAAATGTAAAGCACCGCGGTATAAATCTCCAAATTCCAAAATACCTAGAAAGGTGTTGCGTTATTTTCCATTAAAACCAAGGCTGCAAAGACTGTTTGTGAACAAAGAGATTGCTCGGGATATGAGATGGCATAAGGAGAGACGTGTAGATAATGAGAACATGATGCGACACCCTGCTGATTCATTAGCTTGGAAGGATTTTGATAGAAATCACAAGTCCTTCGCTGAAGATCCTAGAAATGTGAGGCTAGGACTTGCTAGTGATGGCTTTAATCCCTTTGGAACCAAGAGCAATTCATACAGTATATGGCCTGTTATCTTTGTTCCTTACAATCTACCTCCTTGGAAATGCTTAAAAGATCCATTTTTTTCCTATCAATGA